One genomic region from Leifsonia poae encodes:
- the truB gene encoding tRNA pseudouridine(55) synthase TruB, translating to MTASGILLVDKPGGWTSHDIVARTRRLAGTRKVGHAGTLDPMATGLLILGLNSSTRLLTYIVGTDKEYRATIRLGSATSTDDAEGDLLAQAPAAALAAVSDEAIRSGVAALTGEIDQVPSAVSAIKVDGKRAYARVRAGEEVVLAARAVTVSVFEIGDIRRAAEAIDVDVRVVCSSGTYIRSLARDLGAGLAVGGHLTALRRTRVGPFSVDHARPIDGLDVAERLIPAALAAGELFERLELTEQQAIDLTHGKRIHVPDWENGSGEPIAALSPTGHLVGLIEFRGKEARTLVNFPTDEIATA from the coding sequence ATGACGGCCAGCGGGATCCTGCTGGTCGACAAGCCCGGCGGCTGGACCAGCCACGACATCGTCGCGCGGACGCGCCGCCTCGCCGGAACACGGAAAGTGGGGCATGCTGGCACCCTCGACCCGATGGCGACGGGGCTGCTCATCCTGGGGCTCAACTCGTCGACCCGTCTGCTCACCTACATCGTGGGCACCGACAAGGAGTACCGGGCGACGATCCGTCTCGGGTCGGCGACGTCGACCGACGATGCGGAAGGCGACCTGCTCGCGCAGGCGCCGGCCGCCGCGCTCGCCGCGGTGTCAGACGAGGCGATCCGCTCCGGCGTCGCTGCGCTCACCGGGGAGATCGATCAGGTTCCGAGTGCGGTGAGCGCCATCAAAGTCGACGGCAAACGCGCCTATGCGCGGGTTCGCGCGGGCGAAGAGGTCGTACTCGCGGCGCGGGCGGTCACCGTCTCGGTGTTCGAGATCGGCGACATCCGGCGCGCAGCGGAGGCGATCGATGTGGATGTCCGTGTCGTGTGCTCGTCGGGCACGTACATCCGCTCGCTGGCCCGTGATCTGGGTGCCGGGCTCGCTGTCGGGGGACACCTCACGGCGCTGCGGCGCACCCGGGTCGGGCCGTTCAGCGTCGACCACGCCCGGCCGATCGACGGGCTCGACGTCGCCGAGCGCCTCATCCCGGCCGCTCTGGCTGCCGGCGAACTGTTCGAACGGCTCGAGTTGACCGAGCAGCAGGCGATCGATCTGACCCACGGCAAGCGCATCCATGTTCCCGACTGGGAGAATGGGAGCGGCGAGCCCATCGCGGCCCTCTCGCCGACCGGCCACCTGGTGGGGCTCATCGAGTTCCGTGGAAAGGAAGCAAGAACCCTCGTGAACTTCCCGACAGATGAGATCGCCACCGCATGA
- a CDS encoding aldehyde dehydrogenase family protein, which translates to MSFLEYAPAPESRSILNLRDSYGLFIDGEFVAGNGTPFQTISPATEERIATIATASTADVDTAVSAARRSYERVWSRMSGSDRGKYLFRIARLVQERARELAVAESLDNGKPIKESRDVDVPLVAAWFFYYAGWADKLDHAGVGPAPRALGVAAQVIPWNFPLLMLAWKIAPALAAGNTVVLKPAETTSLTALLFAEIVQQADLPAGVVNIVTGAGETGRDLVSHPDVNKVAFTGSTAVGREIARSVAGTDKKLTLELGGKAANIVFDDAPIDQAVEGIVNGIFFNQGHVCCAGSRLLVQESIHDEVVNRLKTRLSTLRLGDPLDKNTDIGAINSAEQLQRIRELSDIGEAEGAERWTADCVIPENGFWFAPTIFDNVSTSHRIAREEIFGPVLSVLTFRTPAEAIAKANNTPYGLSAGIWSDKGSRILAVADKLRAGVIWANTFNRFDPASPFGGYKESGYGREGGRHGLAAYLKPGRALPAVSTRASTSTSSTTSTRKGAKK; encoded by the coding sequence ATGAGTTTTCTCGAATACGCACCGGCCCCCGAGTCGCGGTCGATCCTGAACCTGCGCGACAGCTACGGCCTGTTCATCGACGGCGAATTCGTCGCCGGCAACGGCACGCCGTTCCAAACCATCTCGCCCGCCACAGAGGAGCGCATCGCCACCATCGCGACAGCGAGCACCGCCGATGTCGACACGGCCGTCTCAGCCGCCCGCCGCTCCTACGAGCGGGTCTGGTCGCGGATGAGCGGCAGCGACCGCGGCAAGTACCTGTTCCGCATCGCCCGTCTCGTGCAGGAGCGCGCTCGCGAGCTCGCCGTCGCCGAGAGCCTCGACAACGGCAAGCCCATCAAGGAGAGCCGGGATGTGGATGTCCCCCTGGTCGCCGCCTGGTTCTTCTACTACGCGGGATGGGCCGACAAGCTCGACCACGCCGGCGTCGGCCCCGCGCCGCGCGCCCTCGGCGTCGCCGCACAGGTGATCCCGTGGAACTTCCCGCTGCTCATGCTGGCGTGGAAGATCGCCCCGGCCCTCGCGGCGGGCAACACTGTGGTGCTCAAGCCGGCGGAGACCACCTCGCTCACCGCGCTCCTCTTCGCGGAGATCGTGCAGCAGGCGGATCTGCCCGCCGGCGTGGTGAACATCGTCACCGGCGCCGGTGAGACCGGCCGCGACCTGGTCAGCCACCCGGACGTCAACAAGGTCGCCTTCACCGGTTCCACCGCCGTCGGCCGGGAGATCGCGCGGTCCGTCGCCGGAACCGACAAGAAGCTCACGCTTGAACTCGGCGGCAAGGCGGCGAACATCGTCTTCGATGACGCGCCGATCGACCAGGCCGTCGAAGGCATCGTCAACGGCATCTTCTTCAACCAGGGTCACGTGTGCTGCGCGGGCAGCCGCCTCCTGGTACAGGAGTCGATCCACGACGAGGTCGTCAACCGCCTCAAGACGCGATTGTCGACCCTGCGCCTCGGCGACCCGCTCGACAAGAACACCGACATCGGGGCGATCAACAGCGCCGAGCAGTTGCAGCGCATCCGCGAACTCTCCGACATCGGCGAGGCCGAGGGGGCCGAGCGCTGGACCGCCGACTGCGTCATCCCGGAGAACGGGTTCTGGTTCGCGCCGACCATCTTCGACAATGTCTCCACCAGCCACCGGATCGCCCGGGAGGAGATCTTCGGGCCGGTGCTCTCCGTGCTCACATTCCGCACCCCGGCGGAGGCGATCGCCAAGGCGAACAACACGCCATACGGGCTGTCGGCCGGAATCTGGTCAGACAAGGGCAGCCGTATTCTCGCCGTCGCCGACAAGCTGCGCGCCGGAGTGATCTGGGCCAACACCTTCAACCGGTTCGATCCTGCCAGCCCGTTCGGCGGCTACAAGGAGTCCGGCTACGGGCGCGAGGGAGGGCGCCACGGGCTGGCGGCCTACCTGAAGCCGGGCCGGGCACTGCCGGCGGTCTCGACCCGCGCATCCACCTCGACCTCGTCGACCACATCGACCCGCAAGGGAGCCAAGAAATGA
- a CDS encoding aldehyde dehydrogenase family protein encodes MSRLTVPKTYKLYIGGAFPRSESGRTTEVRSATGVFLANAAKASRKDARDAVVAARAALGGWAGATAYNRGQVLYRIAELLEGRRAQFVDEIVQSEGLTAAAAGAQVDEAIDRWVWYAGWADKFAQVVGNANPVSGPYFNISVPEPTGVVAIVAPQDSSLLGFVSAIAPALVAGNTVVVVASERFPLSAISLSEVLATSDVPGGVVNILTGSPAEIAPWLASHADVNALDLVGAGELDWVDLQIAAADTLKRVLPPENGVEAASPALDRIAFFTETKTVWHTKSLI; translated from the coding sequence ATGAGCCGCCTGACCGTGCCGAAGACGTACAAGCTCTACATCGGGGGCGCGTTCCCGCGCAGCGAGTCCGGCCGCACCACTGAGGTGCGGTCGGCCACGGGTGTGTTCCTCGCGAATGCCGCCAAGGCCTCCCGCAAAGACGCCCGTGACGCCGTCGTGGCGGCCCGCGCGGCCCTCGGTGGATGGGCGGGGGCGACCGCGTACAACCGCGGCCAGGTGCTCTACCGCATCGCGGAGCTGCTCGAAGGTCGTCGCGCCCAGTTCGTGGACGAGATCGTGCAGTCCGAAGGCCTCACCGCCGCGGCCGCCGGTGCGCAGGTCGACGAGGCGATCGACCGCTGGGTCTGGTACGCGGGCTGGGCCGACAAGTTCGCCCAGGTCGTGGGGAACGCCAACCCGGTCTCCGGCCCGTACTTCAACATCTCGGTGCCGGAACCGACCGGGGTCGTTGCGATCGTCGCACCGCAGGACTCCAGCCTGCTCGGCTTCGTGAGCGCGATCGCACCGGCCCTAGTCGCCGGCAACACGGTCGTGGTCGTGGCGAGCGAGCGATTCCCGCTATCGGCCATCAGCCTCAGCGAGGTGCTGGCGACCAGTGACGTCCCGGGCGGGGTCGTCAACATCCTGACCGGTTCGCCGGCCGAGATCGCGCCGTGGCTGGCCTCCCACGCCGATGTGAACGCGCTGGACCTGGTGGGCGCGGGAGAGCTCGACTGGGTCGACCTGCAGATCGCCGCTGCTGACACGCTCAAGCGCGTGCTGCCGCCGGAGAACGGCGTTGAGGCGGCCTCGCCGGCGCTCGACCGCATCGCGTTCTTCACCGAGACGAAGACGGTCTGGCACACCAAGTCGCTCATCTGA
- a CDS encoding bifunctional riboflavin kinase/FAD synthetase: MRVFRGLAEVPDDFRPSAVTIGKFDGVHTGHRAVIGRLGEVAAERGLTSTVVTFDRNPLEVIAPEKCPAALVSVDQKLDLLAETGVEATLIIAFDRALADLAPDEFVHRILVDRLHARSVLVGSDFRFGANGAGDVALLRELGARDGFDVHLIDDVRPEHGRRVSSTWIRELLAEGDVGHAGMLLGHVPTLRGVIVHGAKRGRELGYPTANLSPDAEGLIPADGVYAGWLTDGGERYPAAISVGNNPTFEGVPQKQVEAYVLDREIDLYDHHVEIAFVERIRGMVAYAGVEPLIAQIADDVAETRRILAAEPA, encoded by the coding sequence GTGAGAGTCTTCCGTGGCCTCGCGGAGGTCCCCGACGACTTCAGGCCGAGTGCCGTGACCATCGGCAAGTTCGACGGCGTGCACACCGGGCACCGGGCCGTCATCGGACGGCTCGGCGAGGTGGCCGCCGAGCGCGGCCTCACCTCGACCGTGGTCACCTTCGACCGCAACCCGCTTGAAGTCATCGCACCCGAGAAGTGCCCGGCCGCGCTCGTGAGCGTCGACCAGAAGCTCGACCTGCTGGCCGAGACCGGGGTCGAGGCCACCCTGATCATCGCATTCGACCGTGCCCTCGCCGACCTGGCGCCCGACGAGTTCGTGCACCGCATCCTCGTCGACCGGCTTCACGCGCGGTCGGTGCTCGTCGGAAGCGACTTCCGCTTCGGCGCCAACGGGGCCGGAGACGTCGCCCTGCTGCGCGAGCTCGGCGCGCGCGACGGGTTCGATGTGCACCTGATCGACGATGTGCGACCGGAACACGGCCGCCGAGTGTCGTCCACCTGGATTCGCGAACTGCTCGCCGAGGGCGACGTCGGCCACGCCGGGATGCTCCTCGGCCATGTGCCCACTCTGCGAGGCGTCATCGTGCACGGCGCGAAGCGCGGACGTGAGCTCGGATACCCGACGGCGAACCTCTCGCCGGACGCGGAGGGTCTGATCCCCGCCGACGGCGTCTACGCCGGTTGGCTCACCGATGGCGGGGAACGCTACCCCGCGGCGATCTCCGTCGGCAACAACCCGACCTTCGAGGGCGTGCCGCAGAAGCAGGTCGAGGCGTATGTGCTCGACCGTGAAATCGACCTGTACGACCACCACGTGGAGATCGCGTTCGTCGAGCGCATCCGCGGCATGGTCGCCTATGCCGGTGTCGAGCCGCTCATCGCGCAGATCGCAGACGATGTGGCCGAGACCCGCCGCATTCTCGCCGCCGAGCCCGCCTGA
- the deoC gene encoding deoxyribose-phosphate aldolase, translating to MTIETTPPVRTLAPAARAVDVLGGDLTEASLRRYLNGIPGVDAVGLEQRAAGLGTRSIKTTSKAWALDKIIELIDLTTLEGADTPGKVRSLVAKALTPDPGDLSAPRPAAVCVYGDMVPYAVQALGTAHAGHSRVAGDTGGVNVAAVATAFPSGRASLAVKLADTADAVAAGADEIDMVIDRGAFLSGRFGLVFDEIVAVKEACRRPDGSYAHLKVILETGELNTYDNVRRASWLAILAGGDFIKTSTGKVSPAATLPVTLLMLEVVRDWHTLTGEQIGVKPAGGIRSSKDAIKYLVTVAETAGEQWLQPHLFRFGASSLLNDVLLQRQKLTTGHYSGADYVTID from the coding sequence GTGACCATCGAAACGACGCCGCCCGTGCGAACCCTCGCACCGGCGGCCCGGGCAGTGGATGTGCTGGGGGGCGACCTCACCGAGGCGAGCCTGCGCCGGTATCTGAACGGCATCCCCGGGGTCGACGCGGTCGGCCTGGAGCAGCGCGCCGCCGGCCTCGGCACGCGCTCGATCAAGACCACCAGCAAAGCATGGGCGCTCGACAAGATCATCGAGCTGATCGACCTCACCACCCTGGAAGGCGCTGACACGCCCGGCAAGGTGCGCTCGCTAGTGGCCAAAGCGCTGACGCCCGACCCGGGAGACCTGAGCGCGCCACGCCCGGCGGCGGTCTGCGTCTACGGCGACATGGTGCCGTACGCCGTTCAGGCGCTCGGCACCGCGCACGCCGGACACAGCCGGGTGGCCGGTGACACGGGCGGTGTGAACGTCGCCGCGGTGGCGACCGCGTTCCCGAGCGGGCGCGCATCCCTCGCCGTCAAATTGGCGGACACGGCGGATGCGGTGGCCGCCGGCGCCGATGAGATCGACATGGTCATCGACCGCGGGGCTTTCCTCTCGGGCCGGTTCGGGCTGGTGTTCGACGAGATCGTCGCCGTCAAGGAGGCCTGCCGCCGCCCCGACGGCAGCTACGCCCACCTCAAGGTGATCCTCGAGACCGGCGAACTGAACACCTACGACAACGTGCGCCGGGCCTCCTGGCTCGCCATCCTCGCCGGCGGCGACTTCATCAAGACTTCCACTGGAAAGGTGTCCCCGGCGGCGACGCTGCCCGTCACCCTGCTCATGCTCGAGGTCGTTCGCGACTGGCATACGCTGACGGGCGAGCAGATCGGTGTGAAACCGGCCGGCGGCATCCGCTCGTCGAAAGACGCGATCAAGTACCTCGTGACCGTCGCCGAGACCGCGGGAGAGCAGTGGCTGCAGCCGCACCTGTTCCGCTTCGGCGCCTCCAGCCTGCTCAACGACGTTCTGCTGCAGCGCCAGAAGCTGACGACCGGACACTACTCCGGCGCCGACTACGTCACGATCGACTAA
- a CDS encoding sugar-binding transcriptional regulator, which yields MALNDTDEILAVKAAELYYEAGKTQDEIGLALSVSRWKVGRLLVAAREHGFVRIEIVHPSARRFSLERELCGFYDLTDAVVVPATDSEAEVQARVAQAAADYLTTLRPVPRSLGVSWGRTLNAVAARLRPGWAVGVNPVQINGSVSSTRQATAAADTAVVIARKAQGTATLLPSPAIFEQAATRRAIEADRSVQSVLEVARNASAYLFSAGVVDDSSVHVDSGYLTLDDVTSLAEKGAVGDVVGRFLTETGQVADEDLNDRTLGISLDELRAATTSIAVIAGTTKHRVAHAVVSSGLCTILITDEATANSLLGRNPSGHEINTMKE from the coding sequence GTGGCCCTGAACGACACCGACGAGATCCTGGCCGTCAAAGCGGCGGAGCTGTACTACGAGGCCGGCAAGACGCAAGACGAGATCGGCCTCGCGCTCAGCGTGAGCCGGTGGAAGGTCGGGCGTCTGCTCGTCGCGGCGCGTGAGCACGGTTTCGTGCGCATCGAGATCGTGCACCCGAGTGCTCGCCGGTTCTCGCTGGAACGCGAGCTCTGCGGCTTCTACGACCTGACGGACGCCGTCGTCGTCCCGGCGACCGACTCCGAGGCGGAAGTGCAGGCCCGCGTCGCACAGGCCGCCGCCGACTACCTCACCACCCTGCGCCCGGTGCCGCGCAGCCTCGGCGTGAGCTGGGGGCGCACCCTGAACGCTGTCGCCGCCCGCTTGCGCCCGGGCTGGGCCGTGGGCGTCAATCCGGTGCAGATCAACGGCAGCGTCTCCAGCACCCGGCAGGCCACCGCGGCCGCCGACACGGCAGTCGTGATCGCGCGCAAAGCCCAGGGAACCGCGACGCTCCTGCCGAGTCCGGCGATCTTCGAGCAGGCGGCGACGCGGCGGGCCATCGAGGCCGACCGCTCGGTGCAGAGCGTACTCGAGGTGGCGCGCAACGCCTCGGCCTACCTGTTCAGCGCGGGCGTCGTCGACGACAGCTCGGTGCACGTCGACAGCGGTTACCTCACCCTCGACGATGTCACCTCGCTTGCCGAGAAAGGCGCGGTGGGCGATGTTGTCGGCCGCTTCCTCACCGAGACAGGACAGGTCGCCGACGAAGACCTCAACGATCGAACCCTCGGCATCTCGCTCGACGAGCTGCGTGCCGCCACGACATCCATCGCCGTGATCGCCGGAACGACGAAGCACCGGGTCGCGCATGCGGTGGTGTCGAGCGGCCTGTGCACCATCCTCATCACCGATGAGGCCACCGCGAACAGCCTGCTCGGTCGCAATCCGTCCGGGCACGAAATCAACACAATGAAGGAGTGA
- a CDS encoding GDSL-type esterase/lipase family protein has translation MSDAAPMAFVGDSLTQGGDWQTWLPGETVYNFGVGGDATDDVIARLDDVIGARPAVVALLIGTNDLAWRRSVEHVVRNVETILVTLRRELPEVRILVQSVLPRGHEFADQIRDINRHLWQFAPTVYAHWLDLWPALALEDGELNPAYSDDRLHLNAEGYRIWVDELVPALERVRQLPPTSRAITLPDLG, from the coding sequence ATGTCGGATGCGGCACCGATGGCCTTCGTCGGCGACAGTCTCACGCAGGGTGGGGACTGGCAGACGTGGCTACCAGGAGAGACGGTCTACAACTTCGGTGTCGGCGGTGACGCCACCGACGATGTGATCGCTCGTCTCGATGATGTGATCGGCGCTCGCCCGGCGGTCGTCGCCCTGCTGATCGGCACCAACGACCTCGCCTGGCGGCGCTCCGTCGAGCATGTGGTGCGCAACGTGGAGACGATCCTTGTGACGCTGCGGCGGGAGCTGCCCGAGGTGCGCATCCTGGTGCAGTCGGTGCTGCCGCGCGGGCACGAGTTCGCCGACCAGATCCGAGACATCAACCGGCATCTGTGGCAGTTCGCGCCGACGGTGTACGCCCATTGGCTCGACCTCTGGCCGGCTCTGGCCCTGGAAGACGGTGAATTGAACCCGGCGTACAGCGACGACCGGCTGCACCTCAACGCGGAGGGCTACCGCATCTGGGTGGACGAACTCGTCCCCGCCCTGGAGCGGGTGCGCCAGCTGCCCCCGACGAGCCGCGCGATCACCCTGCCCGATCTCGGCTGA
- a CDS encoding ROK family protein: protein MTVPTPLAIAVDFGGTKVEAALVDTDGRLIDGSRHRRPTGRNATVADLEASVGGVVRDAIAALPADAELVGAGIGCAGPIDRDAGLVSPLNVPHWRDYPLRDFVQSVVNEAGLDLRVTLEMDGVAITLAEHWVGAAQGVDNVMGMVVSTGIGGGLIVGGRVITGPTGNAGHIGHVEVGELVGEDTFGNPSALEAIASGPHTVAWARHQGFTGSTGEDLAAAYAAGDEIAHRAIARTGEAVGRAIASATALLDLELVAIGGGFSQSTPDLFDHMRRVIADHYFPYVRKVRIVPSALSSEGPLIGAAALIHRSHLLP from the coding sequence ATGACCGTGCCTACACCCCTCGCCATCGCCGTCGATTTCGGCGGAACCAAGGTCGAAGCCGCGCTCGTCGACACCGACGGCCGCCTGATCGACGGTTCCCGCCACCGCCGCCCCACCGGTCGCAACGCCACCGTCGCCGACCTGGAGGCCTCCGTCGGCGGTGTCGTGCGCGACGCCATCGCGGCGCTCCCCGCCGACGCCGAACTGGTCGGAGCCGGCATCGGATGCGCCGGCCCGATCGACCGCGATGCCGGGCTCGTCTCGCCGCTCAACGTGCCGCATTGGCGCGACTACCCGCTGCGCGACTTCGTGCAGAGCGTCGTCAACGAGGCCGGGCTCGACCTGCGGGTGACCCTCGAGATGGACGGCGTCGCCATCACTCTCGCTGAGCACTGGGTCGGCGCGGCCCAGGGCGTCGACAACGTCATGGGCATGGTGGTCTCCACCGGGATCGGCGGCGGACTGATCGTCGGCGGACGCGTCATCACCGGGCCGACCGGCAACGCCGGGCACATCGGACATGTGGAGGTCGGCGAGCTCGTCGGCGAGGACACGTTCGGCAATCCGAGCGCCCTCGAAGCCATCGCTTCTGGTCCGCACACGGTCGCCTGGGCGCGGCACCAGGGGTTCACCGGAAGCACCGGAGAAGATCTCGCGGCCGCCTATGCCGCCGGCGACGAGATCGCGCACCGTGCCATCGCCCGCACCGGCGAGGCCGTCGGCCGCGCCATCGCCTCCGCAACGGCGCTCCTCGACCTGGAGCTGGTCGCCATCGGTGGCGGCTTCTCGCAGTCGACTCCCGACCTCTTCGACCACATGCGCCGGGTCATCGCCGACCACTACTTCCCCTATGTTCGCAAGGTGCGCATCGTGCCGAGCGCGCTCTCGTCCGAGGGCCCGCTCATCGGCGCGGCCGCCCTCATCCACCGCTCGCACCTCCTCCCCTGA
- a CDS encoding TetR/AcrR family transcriptional regulator: MTDRISERIPAGERREQILAAASLVFGERGYFGATTDQIAKAAGISQPYVVRMFGSKETLFVEVLARALDKVLVAFRGTVDGWKSDGSPDDEIARRIGTAYVNLIEDRGILLSLMQSFSMGHDPMIGAKARDGFIAIYRLLRDEAGFEPEQVRAFLAEGMLLNTLLGLRLPEQYGLDEAATELLECTFQSKLQLVLDVVGEKSA; encoded by the coding sequence GTGACCGACAGAATCAGCGAACGCATCCCAGCGGGGGAGCGGCGCGAACAGATCCTCGCCGCCGCGAGCCTGGTGTTCGGCGAGCGCGGGTACTTCGGCGCCACCACAGACCAGATCGCCAAAGCGGCCGGTATCAGCCAGCCCTATGTCGTGCGCATGTTCGGCAGCAAGGAGACCCTCTTCGTCGAGGTGCTCGCGCGGGCCCTCGACAAGGTGCTCGTCGCCTTCCGTGGCACCGTCGACGGTTGGAAGTCCGACGGGTCGCCCGACGACGAGATCGCCCGACGCATCGGCACCGCGTACGTGAACCTCATCGAGGATCGCGGCATCCTGCTCTCGCTGATGCAGTCGTTCAGCATGGGGCACGACCCGATGATCGGCGCGAAGGCGCGCGACGGGTTCATCGCCATCTACCGACTCCTGCGCGACGAGGCGGGTTTCGAGCCCGAGCAGGTGCGTGCGTTCCTGGCCGAGGGGATGCTGCTCAACACCCTGCTCGGCCTCCGGCTGCCCGAGCAGTACGGTCTCGACGAGGCCGCGACGGAACTCCTCGAGTGCACCTTCCAGTCGAAGCTGCAGCTCGTGCTCGACGTGGTCGGCGAGAAGAGCGCATGA
- a CDS encoding MFS transporter, producing MSLAPPRPLWHGRAIALLGILLVASNLRTAVAALSPIFAEIRTEFAVTSVGVGLLGMLPPICFALFGLLAPSFTRKASLELVMVVALVVMLTGHVLRATAGSFTMLAVGSAVAFAGMGVGNVLLPPLVKRYFPDRIGLITSLYATVMSVSTLLPPLIAVPVAEATDWHVSVGMWAAVSLVAILPWLRILMVRRPAHPAHDVAVEEAEPAMLGRVWHAPLAWALGIVFAASSLNAYAMFAWLPEILRDLAGSSPAEAGALLSLYAGMGIPAGLLVPLLAARMTNVALLIYAGVASFLIGYLGLILMPETATWLWVLFAGLGPLLFPLCLVLINVRTRTHDGSVALSGFTQGLGYTLGALGPLAVGLLHQLTGGWTAALIVLTATALAAAAAGAVVARPRKLEDSFRT from the coding sequence ATGTCTCTCGCCCCGCCGCGACCGCTCTGGCACGGTCGCGCGATCGCCCTGCTCGGAATCCTTCTCGTCGCCTCCAACCTCCGCACCGCCGTCGCGGCGCTCTCGCCGATCTTCGCCGAGATCCGCACCGAGTTCGCCGTCACGAGCGTCGGTGTCGGACTGCTCGGGATGCTGCCGCCGATCTGTTTCGCGCTATTCGGTCTTCTCGCGCCCTCCTTCACCCGCAAGGCGAGCCTCGAACTGGTGATGGTGGTCGCGCTCGTGGTGATGCTCACCGGGCATGTCCTGCGGGCCACGGCCGGTTCGTTCACGATGCTCGCGGTGGGGTCGGCGGTCGCCTTCGCCGGTATGGGCGTCGGCAACGTTCTGCTTCCCCCGCTGGTCAAACGCTACTTCCCGGACCGTATCGGACTCATCACCTCGCTCTACGCGACCGTCATGTCGGTGAGCACCCTGCTGCCGCCGCTGATCGCGGTGCCTGTCGCCGAGGCCACCGACTGGCATGTCTCGGTGGGGATGTGGGCGGCTGTGAGCCTGGTGGCGATCCTGCCGTGGCTGCGCATCCTGATGGTTCGCAGGCCCGCGCACCCCGCCCACGACGTGGCGGTGGAAGAGGCGGAGCCCGCCATGCTCGGACGGGTGTGGCATGCGCCGCTCGCCTGGGCGCTCGGGATCGTGTTCGCCGCGTCGTCGCTGAACGCCTACGCGATGTTCGCCTGGCTGCCGGAGATCCTCCGCGATCTCGCGGGGAGCTCGCCGGCGGAGGCCGGAGCTCTGCTCTCCCTCTACGCGGGCATGGGGATCCCGGCCGGACTCCTTGTGCCGTTGCTCGCAGCCCGAATGACGAACGTGGCGCTGCTCATCTATGCGGGGGTCGCGAGCTTCCTGATCGGCTATCTGGGGCTCATCCTGATGCCGGAGACGGCGACCTGGCTCTGGGTGCTGTTCGCCGGCCTCGGCCCGCTGCTGTTCCCGCTCTGCTTGGTGCTCATCAATGTTCGCACCCGCACGCATGACGGCTCGGTGGCGCTGAGCGGGTTCACCCAGGGTTTGGGGTACACCCTAGGCGCGCTCGGACCGCTCGCCGTGGGGCTGCTCCACCAGCTCACCGGCGGCTGGACCGCCGCACTCATCGTGCTCACGGCAACCGCGCTCGCGGCGGCGGCGGCCGGGGCCGTCGTGGCCCGCCCCCGCAAACTCGAGGATTCGTTCCGCACTTGA